One genomic segment of Desulfomicrobium sp. ZS1 includes these proteins:
- a CDS encoding DUF1302 family protein, with the protein MPPLLHVILLFLALIFPIPAFANTPVLVSAFELSQADAPQTLTILLSRAPRNVRSFVLDDSNRLVLDITEARLSGAAVTLPAQHPLIFRVRAAQFNPTTVRVVLDLKDEVTNRIDTIPTSTENAAHKIVVSLAPMNPVAPPRKPALPTPPPQSVKTGMQNAHPAYTVALADTYESTENTTLVFGEPNAPSEDLEEPSPWGRLDFSGFLLAKIAQELHESDDPEQERNFRNTVRLEGKWTPPLPGNDPAAAPGASNTFLLASLQSDYLWFGPEHSTDDYDLDLYEGYVSHATPDWDLRLGRQIVRWGKTDQISPADNVNPQDMREFFVPELEDRKIPNWMARIRLFPGDITLEGIFIPFFEENEFDFSGTTWALLGNQPSDLRIRESKPGKGLDNSDLGLRTSASLAGWDVAASYLYATEKSPRLRFDPANPAGPTLYADYHRQHIWAVEFETTADTFGFRGEGAYFDKQSLHTESLDSVAKPVAHYVLGVDYLGEQDWYANVQLSHQHVFEYESDILFLRRDNFYLNGEINREFWRGNVMLKLRYALDLHDGGSFLTPEAILSYYKNLELTLGANVFFGPQDSLFGRYRDNDQVFCKAKYYF; encoded by the coding sequence TTGCCGCCTCTCTTGCACGTCATCCTGCTGTTCCTCGCGCTCATCTTCCCGATCCCAGCCTTTGCAAACACGCCCGTCCTGGTCTCCGCTTTCGAGCTGAGCCAGGCAGATGCGCCGCAAACCCTGACCATCCTTTTGTCCAGGGCACCGCGAAACGTACGCTCTTTTGTACTGGACGACTCCAATCGTCTGGTGCTCGACATCACCGAGGCACGGCTTTCAGGCGCGGCCGTCACTCTGCCCGCGCAGCACCCGTTGATCTTCCGTGTCCGCGCGGCCCAGTTCAACCCGACAACCGTGCGCGTGGTCCTGGACTTGAAAGACGAGGTGACGAACCGCATCGACACGATCCCCACAAGCACGGAAAACGCCGCCCACAAAATCGTGGTCAGCCTGGCTCCGATGAACCCGGTAGCGCCACCCCGAAAGCCCGCTCTTCCCACCCCGCCGCCGCAAAGCGTCAAAACCGGCATGCAAAATGCGCATCCGGCGTATACCGTGGCCCTGGCAGACACATACGAGAGCACCGAGAACACAACCCTTGTCTTCGGAGAACCCAATGCCCCAAGCGAGGACCTGGAAGAGCCTTCGCCCTGGGGGCGGCTCGACTTCTCAGGGTTCCTCCTTGCAAAAATAGCGCAGGAACTGCACGAATCGGATGACCCCGAGCAGGAGCGAAACTTCCGCAACACGGTCAGGCTCGAAGGAAAATGGACACCGCCGCTGCCCGGCAACGATCCTGCGGCCGCCCCCGGCGCATCGAACACCTTTCTTTTGGCCTCGCTGCAGTCCGACTACCTCTGGTTCGGTCCCGAACATTCAACGGACGACTATGACCTGGACCTGTACGAAGGCTACGTATCCCACGCCACTCCGGACTGGGACCTGCGCCTGGGCAGACAGATCGTGCGCTGGGGCAAGACGGACCAGATCAGTCCGGCGGACAACGTCAACCCGCAGGATATGCGGGAATTCTTCGTCCCGGAACTGGAAGACCGCAAGATTCCCAACTGGATGGCCAGAATCCGGCTGTTCCCCGGCGACATCACGTTGGAAGGCATCTTCATCCCCTTTTTCGAGGAAAACGAATTCGACTTCTCCGGGACCACCTGGGCCTTGCTGGGCAATCAGCCAAGCGATCTGAGAATAAGGGAATCAAAGCCCGGCAAGGGACTGGACAACTCCGACCTGGGTCTGCGCACCTCCGCGTCCCTGGCGGGATGGGACGTGGCGGCGAGCTACCTGTACGCGACGGAAAAATCGCCCCGCCTGCGCTTCGACCCGGCCAATCCCGCAGGGCCAACCCTGTATGCCGACTACCACAGGCAACACATCTGGGCCGTGGAATTCGAAACCACCGCAGACACGTTCGGATTTCGGGGTGAAGGGGCCTATTTCGACAAACAGAGCCTGCACACTGAATCCCTCGACTCCGTGGCCAAACCCGTGGCCCATTATGTCCTGGGGGTGGATTATTTGGGCGAGCAGGACTGGTACGCGAACGTACAGCTCTCGCACCAGCACGTCTTCGAGTACGAGTCCGACATCCTGTTCCTTCGCCGCGACAATTTTTATCTGAACGGCGAAATCAACCGCGAGTTCTGGCGGGGAAACGTCATGCTGAAACTGCGCTATGCCCTGGATCTCCACGATGGAGGCTCGTTCCTGACACCGGAGGCCATCCTCAGCTACTACAAGAACCTCGAACTCACGCTGGGAGCGAACGTCTTTTTCGGCCCGCAGGATTCCCTGTTCGGCCGCTACCGGGACAATGACCAGGTCTTTTGCAAAGCCAAATACTATTTTTAG
- the prsT gene encoding XrtA/PEP-CTERM system TPR-repeat protein PrsT encodes MIRCTVVAVALMLCVALAGCKGHTSESLNAEGESLFKQGNYNGAIVHYKNALEKDPNFVVARFNLGLAYIETGKMDQAEREFQKVLLQNPYDGRVNFQLGRIANFQNKPAVAVPLIMAYLKEHPDDAAALEQLAISATISGDPASAREHLEKALAIEPGRISAKQGLIQVFMAQGDRAAARNMLDDLLTQDPENRTGLHALAQLEAQEKDPEAMLDAYSRISSAYPADLFARYKEGSLLMNKGEGEKVKASAEAMLSEYPDSAEGHRLMGLYLFREGKFDQAATYLSKSLRIKPDLETYYLLGLVYYNLKNLELAVTQFQTVLDYSPGFVQARIMQGEIFMRQGRGPEAMVVAEKLIEGSPEDFRGHVLKGDALLMQGKAHEALAEFKLAMGLAPSHYGLLIKTGLLKLSLGDRSGEDELVSAIKISPEGVDARMALHSYYFRNGRMDEALAVLTEGLNGSKNDAVFYNALAKASLGRRDAEGAEEYLAKARGADPAFLQTYFHGAIAKLARNKLDEAVTQYDLALGFVPNDVRALIASAAVLEKQGKLDEARVRLEKASATKDTGAILMLSSFLQRNGKSDEALAVLDQERTKQPENMVIVQGMAKLHVARKEMDKAMALYSRLEQLDPYAGTVERMRAWIAAGDLEKAEESARRLMQLKPDKGQSCLPLASILEMRQKRAEAENVLVKGWALDPTDNQVGVMLGEFQLRGRETKKALATFDQVLAHAPASAPALTGKGMALQMLGKNDDAAKMYLQAVQARHDHVPALNNLAMIWADDEAKSAQSVNLAMAAFVLANSDPAVIDTLGYALIRNNRPEEALGVLARALTLAPGNPGILYHQGLAQAELGRTAEARATLETALASADFAEREDAQKLLRALSGK; translated from the coding sequence ATGATCAGATGTACTGTAGTCGCGGTTGCGCTCATGCTTTGCGTTGCTCTTGCTGGTTGCAAGGGACATACCAGCGAATCCCTCAACGCCGAAGGGGAGTCGCTTTTCAAACAAGGCAACTATAACGGGGCGATCGTCCATTACAAAAACGCTCTGGAGAAGGACCCCAATTTTGTTGTGGCGCGATTCAACCTCGGGTTGGCTTATATCGAGACCGGCAAGATGGATCAGGCCGAGCGGGAGTTCCAGAAAGTCCTGCTGCAGAACCCCTATGACGGGCGAGTCAATTTCCAGTTGGGCCGAATCGCTAATTTCCAGAACAAGCCTGCCGTGGCCGTGCCCTTGATCATGGCCTATTTGAAGGAACATCCGGATGATGCCGCCGCCCTGGAACAGCTCGCCATTTCGGCTACGATTTCCGGAGATCCCGCCAGCGCCAGGGAACACCTGGAAAAGGCCCTGGCCATTGAGCCTGGCCGGATTTCGGCCAAGCAGGGTCTGATTCAGGTTTTTATGGCCCAGGGGGACAGGGCTGCGGCTCGCAACATGCTCGACGATCTGCTGACCCAGGATCCCGAGAACAGAACGGGGCTGCACGCGTTGGCGCAGCTTGAGGCTCAGGAGAAGGATCCCGAAGCCATGCTTGATGCGTATTCCCGCATCTCTTCCGCCTACCCCGCCGATCTTTTTGCCCGCTACAAGGAAGGCAGCCTCCTCATGAACAAGGGCGAAGGAGAGAAGGTCAAGGCATCGGCCGAGGCCATGCTGAGTGAGTACCCCGACAGCGCCGAAGGGCATCGGCTCATGGGGCTGTATCTTTTTCGTGAAGGTAAATTCGACCAGGCCGCGACGTACCTCAGCAAATCCCTGCGCATCAAGCCGGATCTGGAAACGTATTATTTGCTGGGCCTTGTCTATTACAATCTCAAAAATCTGGAGCTGGCGGTGACCCAATTCCAGACCGTGCTCGATTACAGTCCCGGCTTCGTGCAAGCCAGGATCATGCAGGGCGAGATATTTATGCGTCAGGGTCGGGGACCGGAAGCGATGGTCGTGGCCGAAAAGCTGATCGAAGGCAGTCCGGAGGATTTTCGCGGCCATGTCCTCAAAGGCGACGCTCTGTTGATGCAGGGGAAGGCCCATGAGGCGCTGGCCGAATTCAAACTGGCTATGGGGCTTGCGCCATCCCATTATGGACTACTGATCAAGACAGGGCTGCTCAAGCTGTCCTTGGGGGACCGCAGCGGAGAGGACGAACTGGTGAGCGCGATCAAAATTTCGCCTGAGGGCGTCGATGCACGCATGGCCCTGCACTCGTATTATTTCAGAAATGGCCGCATGGACGAGGCCTTGGCCGTGCTGACCGAAGGCTTGAACGGAAGCAAAAATGACGCCGTGTTCTACAACGCCTTGGCCAAGGCTTCATTGGGACGCAGGGACGCCGAGGGGGCTGAGGAGTATCTGGCCAAGGCACGTGGCGCGGATCCCGCTTTCCTACAGACATATTTTCATGGAGCCATCGCCAAACTTGCCCGAAATAAGCTTGATGAGGCCGTGACCCAGTATGACTTGGCTCTGGGCTTCGTCCCGAATGATGTGCGAGCCCTCATTGCTTCGGCGGCGGTCCTTGAGAAACAGGGGAAGCTCGACGAAGCCCGGGTCCGGCTGGAAAAGGCCAGCGCCACCAAGGACACCGGGGCGATCCTGATGCTTTCGAGTTTTCTGCAGCGAAACGGGAAAAGCGACGAGGCCTTGGCGGTTCTGGATCAGGAACGAACGAAGCAACCTGAGAATATGGTCATTGTCCAGGGCATGGCCAAGCTGCATGTCGCACGCAAGGAAATGGATAAGGCCATGGCCTTATACAGCCGGCTTGAGCAACTCGACCCCTATGCCGGGACGGTGGAGCGGATGAGAGCGTGGATTGCCGCCGGAGATCTGGAAAAGGCCGAGGAAAGCGCCCGGCGTCTGATGCAGTTGAAGCCGGACAAGGGGCAGTCCTGCCTGCCGTTGGCCAGCATCCTTGAGATGCGCCAGAAACGGGCCGAAGCCGAAAACGTACTGGTCAAAGGGTGGGCGTTGGATCCCACGGACAATCAGGTCGGCGTCATGCTGGGTGAGTTTCAGCTGCGTGGCCGGGAGACCAAGAAGGCGCTCGCCACCTTTGATCAGGTTTTGGCACATGCCCCCGCTAGCGCCCCGGCCCTGACCGGGAAGGGCATGGCTTTGCAAATGCTTGGCAAGAACGACGATGCCGCCAAGATGTATCTCCAGGCCGTCCAGGCCCGGCACGACCATGTCCCGGCCTTGAATAATCTGGCCATGATCTGGGCCGATGACGAGGCGAAAAGCGCCCAGTCCGTGAATCTTGCCATGGCGGCCTTTGTCCTCGCGAATAGCGACCCCGCCGTCATCGACACCCTCGGCTACGCCCTGATCCGAAACAATCGTCCAGAGGAGGCCCTGGGCGTACTCGCGCGGGCCTTGACCCTTGCTCCAGGCAATCCCGGAATCCTTTATCATCAGGGCTTGGCCCAGGCCGAGCTGGGCCGCACGGCCGAAGCCAGGGCAACGCTTGAAACGGCCTTGGCTTCGGCCGATTTTGCTGAACGCGAGGACGCCCAAAAGCTTCTGCGCGCCTTGAGCGGGAAGTAG
- a CDS encoding polysaccharide biosynthesis/export family protein has protein sequence MSSDTGIGSIMWKKCFMAKVAVLIFGAMFFGGTGLAGEYIIGAGDSVHVFVWGEPDLTVPALVRPDGRISLPGAGEIMAEGLTPVALQKEIADRLSALVKEPMVTVSMVGIENSKVYIIGGGVVTGVYPLKQKTSLLHLLAGMDLARADLHGAHVMRDGARMDRDFDLLLRNGDLKQDLVLRHNDIIVFPALPEPYVYVVGAVNVPQALPYKDGMTVLDALLACGGFNKFAKKNDTVVVRRENGAEKRIEVRAQDLAEGRNLSQNVVLRRGDYIIAAESFF, from the coding sequence ATGTCGTCTGATACCGGAATTGGATCCATCATGTGGAAGAAATGTTTCATGGCCAAGGTTGCGGTGCTGATTTTCGGCGCGATGTTTTTTGGTGGGACAGGGCTGGCCGGCGAGTACATCATCGGCGCAGGCGACAGCGTGCATGTCTTCGTGTGGGGTGAGCCGGATCTGACGGTTCCCGCCCTTGTGCGTCCCGACGGTCGTATCTCTCTTCCCGGAGCCGGAGAGATCATGGCCGAGGGTTTGACTCCCGTGGCCTTGCAGAAGGAGATCGCCGATCGCCTTTCGGCCCTGGTCAAGGAGCCTATGGTTACGGTGTCCATGGTCGGCATCGAAAACAGTAAAGTTTATATCATCGGCGGTGGCGTCGTCACGGGCGTTTATCCTTTGAAGCAGAAGACCTCGCTTCTGCATCTCCTGGCGGGCATGGATTTGGCCCGGGCCGATCTGCACGGGGCTCATGTCATGCGCGACGGAGCCCGGATGGATCGGGATTTCGACCTTCTGCTGCGCAACGGGGACTTGAAGCAGGACCTTGTCCTGCGCCACAACGACATCATCGTTTTTCCGGCCCTGCCTGAACCGTATGTCTATGTCGTAGGTGCCGTGAACGTGCCCCAGGCCTTGCCTTACAAGGATGGAATGACGGTGCTCGACGCCCTGCTGGCGTGCGGAGGATTCAATAAATTCGCCAAGAAGAACGATACGGTCGTGGTCCGGCGGGAGAACGGGGCCGAGAAGCGGATCGAGGTCCGGGCCCAGGATCTGGCCGAGGGCCGTAATCTGTCTCAGAACGTAGTTTTGCGTCGCGGGGATTACATCATTGCCGCGGAAAGTTTTTTTTAA
- a CDS encoding TIGR03013 family XrtA/PEP-CTERM system glycosyltransferase: MTPIILRNLAHDIVWALLALSASLAILAPSVASLTGDFEFVRGASSVLAITILPSIAVWSVFWFTGRKPRAPRALYYQAVATSLTMAMLYVVDRSSGVLGSEIRLVVLGLGVFAGLKSAEFLFAKYRRVIPGVLKRVLIVGDGPLAVQMEEFMHANRESYVMLGRVSCTSTVFPPADEEAGHEAAPDRIGRLLRLAQNFGADKVVVALAERRGFFPVEELLNCKMAGIEVVDAPSFYESATHKLLIENISPSWFIFSHGFKVNWMLRLCKRVFDLSAASVGLICFMPLVPFIALAIKMDSSGPLLFRQVRVGRGDRPFVLMKFRTMREDAEAGTGAVWSQVDDPRITKVGSFLRRSRLDEIPQLINILKGDMSLVGPRPERPEFVSELKEMIPYYSERHYVKPGLTGWAQVLYPYGSTVDDAIEKLRYDMYYIKNISIILDLYIVIKTFKVVLLRKGR; this comes from the coding sequence ATGACTCCGATTATACTTCGCAATCTTGCCCACGACATCGTCTGGGCGTTGCTGGCCCTGAGTGCGTCCCTGGCCATCCTGGCGCCGTCCGTCGCATCGCTTACCGGGGACTTTGAATTCGTGCGTGGAGCCAGCAGTGTTCTGGCCATCACGATCCTGCCTTCCATCGCGGTCTGGTCGGTTTTCTGGTTCACTGGCCGTAAACCGAGAGCGCCGAGGGCCTTGTATTATCAAGCCGTGGCGACTTCGCTGACCATGGCGATGCTGTATGTCGTGGACAGGTCGTCGGGCGTGCTCGGCAGCGAGATCCGTCTTGTCGTGCTGGGGCTTGGCGTCTTTGCCGGGCTCAAGTCCGCCGAATTTCTGTTCGCCAAGTATCGCCGGGTCATCCCGGGAGTGCTCAAGCGCGTGCTTATCGTCGGAGACGGTCCGCTGGCCGTGCAGATGGAGGAGTTCATGCACGCCAACCGGGAAAGTTATGTCATGCTGGGCAGGGTCAGCTGCACGTCGACGGTTTTTCCCCCGGCAGACGAGGAGGCCGGGCATGAAGCGGCTCCTGACAGGATCGGCAGATTGTTGCGCCTGGCCCAAAATTTCGGGGCCGACAAGGTCGTGGTCGCCTTGGCCGAGCGGCGGGGCTTTTTTCCGGTGGAGGAGCTTTTGAACTGCAAGATGGCCGGGATCGAGGTCGTGGACGCCCCCTCCTTCTATGAAAGCGCGACGCATAAGCTGCTCATCGAGAACATCTCGCCCAGCTGGTTCATATTCAGCCATGGGTTCAAGGTGAACTGGATGCTGCGTCTGTGCAAGCGCGTCTTTGACCTGAGCGCCGCCAGCGTCGGCCTGATCTGTTTTATGCCGCTGGTGCCGTTCATCGCGCTGGCCATCAAGATGGACTCTTCCGGCCCCCTGCTGTTTCGGCAGGTCAGGGTCGGCCGGGGCGACAGGCCCTTTGTGCTCATGAAGTTCCGCACCATGCGCGAGGACGCCGAGGCCGGGACCGGAGCCGTCTGGTCCCAGGTGGATGATCCGCGCATCACCAAGGTCGGCAGCTTCCTGCGCCGTTCCCGCCTGGATGAGATTCCGCAGCTGATCAACATTCTCAAAGGCGACATGAGCCTGGTCGGTCCCAGGCCGGAACGCCCTGAGTTCGTGAGTGAGCTGAAAGAAATGATTCCGTACTATTCGGAGCGTCATTACGTGAAGCCGGGGCTGACGGGGTGGGCGCAAGTGCTTTATCCGTATGGTTCAACCGTTGATGATGCAATTGAGAAGCTTCGTTATGATATGTATTACATAAAGAATATTTCAATAATACTTGATTTGTACATTGTTATTAAAACATTTAAAGTCGTATTGCTTAGAAAAGGGAGGTAG
- a CDS encoding RND family transporter → MKHIASLVTRFPILCLVLSLCLAAPFLIQLPRIQTVDNVDYFTVEDDPDVAFYQSIKDTFGEDEFFVIAFSSPELFTPSILRMIAAITQELETIPEVREAQSLANVDYIHGEEEYFEVRPFLERIPEDVPGLAALREQALGNPLYVGNLVSADGETTALVVFPTAHEAGDGSFRKRLIEQTETVLAKHEELAGRFHLAGWTMTNFSLSQYMKSDVAVFIPVTYLFITLTIWLFFRNVRLTLLALANISMCTGATMGLFPLLGITLNNVTTIVPPLVMALALADSVHIFAHLDKKLLDDAPSPAKAMESILQRVITPCFLTSLTTAVGFISLVVSDIPPIKEFGYVASAGMIFEFLFSFLLLPPLMLMCRPDTIYTHRRKDIGMGAFLGRLSALVQTHARPITIFIALLTLGALWAASTIRVETNLLEYFKPSSPLRQELSYIEPRLSGVGTVDISVKAGERDALRDPDKLAVIDRLQTFALTLPGVDRTMSFVDFLKDMNMSFHNEDPNFYVIPESRELVSQYLLLYDSDDMDEFITPEYDQARVLIRISEHSSAGQAELIDALRAFIDQHEHEGLQIRVTGRAVQDVNTIDALVRGQVESLALAAAVITFIMFLALRSLVAGALSLIPNAFPIILNFGIMGLLGIPLNTSTALISVVALGIAVDDTIHFLTEYNRKRAENLPMREALQQSILDKGTAICASSLILVIGFGVLLFSSFVPTMSFGGLSAVIMITALIGDMIVLPAAMLSFDGKSA, encoded by the coding sequence ATGAAGCACATCGCCAGCCTGGTCACCCGCTTCCCCATACTCTGCCTCGTGCTGTCCCTGTGCTTGGCCGCCCCGTTCCTGATCCAGCTTCCCCGCATCCAGACCGTGGACAATGTGGATTATTTCACCGTCGAGGACGATCCGGACGTCGCCTTTTACCAAAGCATCAAAGACACCTTCGGAGAAGACGAATTCTTCGTGATCGCCTTTTCAAGTCCTGAGCTGTTCACGCCCTCCATCTTGCGCATGATCGCGGCCATCACGCAGGAACTCGAAACCATCCCCGAAGTCCGGGAGGCTCAGAGCCTAGCCAATGTGGACTACATCCACGGCGAAGAGGAATATTTCGAAGTCCGCCCCTTCCTGGAGCGCATTCCGGAAGACGTTCCGGGTCTGGCCGCCCTGCGGGAGCAGGCGCTGGGCAACCCGCTGTATGTCGGCAACCTCGTCTCGGCCGACGGAGAGACCACGGCCCTGGTGGTCTTTCCCACCGCGCATGAGGCAGGGGACGGCAGCTTTCGCAAGAGGCTCATCGAACAGACCGAAACGGTGCTAGCCAAACATGAAGAGCTCGCCGGCCGGTTTCATCTGGCCGGCTGGACCATGACCAACTTCAGCCTCAGCCAGTACATGAAGTCGGATGTGGCCGTGTTCATCCCGGTGACCTACCTGTTCATCACCCTGACCATCTGGCTCTTTTTCCGCAACGTGCGTCTGACCCTGCTGGCCCTGGCCAACATCTCCATGTGCACGGGGGCGACCATGGGTCTCTTCCCCCTGCTCGGCATCACGCTGAACAACGTGACCACCATTGTCCCGCCCCTGGTCATGGCCCTGGCTCTGGCCGATTCCGTACACATCTTCGCCCATCTGGATAAAAAGCTGCTGGATGATGCCCCGTCTCCCGCCAAGGCCATGGAGAGCATCCTGCAACGGGTCATAACCCCCTGCTTTCTCACCAGCCTGACTACGGCCGTAGGCTTCATCTCCCTTGTCGTGAGCGACATTCCGCCGATCAAGGAATTTGGATACGTGGCTTCGGCGGGCATGATCTTCGAATTTCTGTTCTCCTTCCTGCTGCTGCCGCCGCTCATGCTCATGTGCAGGCCCGACACCATATACACACACCGACGCAAGGACATCGGCATGGGCGCCTTTCTGGGCCGCCTCTCCGCGTTGGTGCAAACCCACGCCCGCCCCATAACCATCTTCATCGCGCTCCTGACCCTGGGCGCTTTGTGGGCAGCCTCGACGATCCGGGTCGAGACCAACCTGCTGGAGTATTTCAAGCCTTCAAGTCCCCTGCGCCAAGAGCTTTCCTACATCGAACCCCGCCTGAGCGGGGTCGGCACGGTGGACATATCCGTCAAGGCCGGGGAGCGGGATGCCTTACGCGACCCGGACAAGCTGGCCGTGATCGACAGGCTGCAAACTTTCGCCCTGACCCTGCCGGGCGTCGACCGAACCATGTCCTTCGTGGACTTTTTGAAAGACATGAACATGTCCTTTCACAACGAGGATCCGAATTTCTACGTCATCCCCGAAAGCCGGGAACTGGTGTCCCAGTATCTGCTGCTCTACGACTCCGACGACATGGATGAATTCATCACCCCGGAATACGATCAGGCCCGCGTCCTGATCCGCATCTCCGAGCACAGCTCCGCAGGCCAGGCCGAACTCATTGACGCCCTGCGCGCCTTCATCGACCAGCACGAACACGAAGGCCTGCAAATCCGGGTCACCGGCCGGGCCGTACAGGACGTGAACACCATCGACGCCCTGGTCCGGGGACAGGTGGAAAGTCTGGCCCTGGCCGCCGCCGTGATCACGTTCATCATGTTCCTGGCCCTGCGCTCGCTTGTCGCAGGGGCCTTAAGCCTGATCCCCAACGCGTTTCCGATCATTCTCAACTTCGGGATCATGGGCCTGCTCGGCATCCCCCTGAACACCTCCACAGCCCTGATTTCCGTGGTCGCCCTGGGCATCGCCGTGGACGACACCATCCATTTTCTGACCGAGTACAACCGAAAGCGCGCCGAAAACCTGCCCATGCGGGAGGCTCTGCAACAATCCATCCTGGATAAGGGCACGGCCATCTGCGCGTCATCGCTGATCCTGGTCATCGGCTTCGGCGTGCTTCTTTTCAGCAGCTTCGTGCCCACCATGAGCTTCGGGGGCTTAAGCGCCGTGATCATGATCACGGCCTTGATAGGCGACATGATCGTTCTGCCGGCGGCCATGCTTTCCTTTGACGGCAAGAGCGCGTGA
- a CDS encoding outer membrane lipoprotein-sorting protein, producing MHIHTLFPKYFLVCATLLWGFANPALPAHAQPSGQELAQLVHDRYVGDDSVSRQIMELAPASGQKRVRQLNISVLEKNGARSTLLRFISPADIQGTGFLAVEDGQGETTQFLYLPALNRTRRIVAGQKSRSFVNTDFTYEDMERRPVDDSEHIIVGDESLNSVRCWIMESRPKSGSNSQYTMVRSWVAQDMLLPLRVEFFAGGETPTKRYAVLQLENIQNIWTETKVAMEDLSSGHKTTLETTDIQYNTGLSDSIFTQQALERW from the coding sequence ATGCATATCCACACCCTGTTCCCAAAATATTTCCTTGTCTGCGCAACCCTGCTCTGGGGCTTTGCCAACCCGGCGCTTCCGGCCCACGCCCAACCTTCGGGCCAGGAACTGGCCCAACTGGTCCATGACCGCTATGTGGGCGACGACTCCGTCTCCCGGCAAATCATGGAGCTCGCTCCGGCCTCGGGACAAAAGCGCGTCCGCCAGCTGAACATTTCCGTTCTGGAAAAGAACGGCGCTCGATCGACCCTGCTCCGGTTCATATCCCCTGCGGATATCCAGGGCACAGGCTTTCTGGCCGTCGAAGACGGACAGGGGGAGACGACCCAGTTCCTCTATCTGCCTGCCCTGAACAGAACGCGACGCATCGTGGCAGGCCAGAAGAGCCGGAGCTTCGTAAACACCGATTTCACTTACGAAGATATGGAGCGCAGACCCGTCGACGACTCCGAACACATCATTGTCGGCGACGAATCACTGAACAGCGTACGGTGCTGGATCATGGAGAGCAGGCCTAAAAGCGGATCGAATTCCCAGTACACCATGGTCCGAAGCTGGGTGGCGCAGGATATGCTCCTGCCTTTGCGGGTAGAATTCTTTGCCGGCGGCGAAACCCCGACCAAACGCTACGCCGTGCTCCAACTGGAAAACATCCAAAACATCTGGACCGAGACCAAAGTGGCCATGGAAGACCTCTCGTCCGGCCATAAAACGACCCTGGAGACAACGGATATTCAATACAACACAGGACTATCAGACAGCATATTCACGCAGCAGGCTCTCGAACGCTGGTAA